A region from the Medicago truncatula cultivar Jemalong A17 chromosome 6, MtrunA17r5.0-ANR, whole genome shotgun sequence genome encodes:
- the LOC11426070 gene encoding kinesin-like protein KIN-14P has translation MNIPPNNHTKEPRDGGSSSSNSNGINLAQRKIITDSKFQRVLHTPLMTEPPGALINQVGNKFYEAFQQKHGSYVDLPSAKISELMKSSSLDNAPTQSLLSVVNGILEESVERRNGEIPPRVACLLRKVVQEIERRISTQQEHLKTQNNLFKTREEKYKSRITVLEALASGTTEESKVSKNENIIKEEKNAHDHSKPIEKIVKEEKKQNGSMQVENTKVEEKNTNDTIHAEKKKEEQNKKEIDKEVMRLIKEVEDKNTEKKELDKEVIRLIKEVKDKNVENKKIDKEVIRLTKEVEDINSEKKKIDKDVIRLTKEVEDKSMEISTLKQEVETMQKKYEVQCSKLEEKTKDAKGELNQKSQEYELLLEKLRDKVKESEAINEAKYQKWNMKHNLMQNAMNFQFNSIKQLKLSWETIKKDIMKEQMIYSEECNRLGVNLKPLVHASENYRTILAENRKLFNELQELKGNIRVYCRIRPFLPGQKEKQTIVERIGESDLVVANPSKQGKEALKTFKFNKIFGPSSTQVEVYNDIQAFIRSVLDGYNVCIFAYGQTGSGKTYTMSGPNGASNENLGVNYRALNDLFNISSSRQSSIVYEIGVQIIEIYNEQVRDLLLGILNHSQPNGLAVPDASMHPVKSTNDVIKLMEIGLKNRAKGSTAMNERSSRSHSVVSIHVRGADKKTGSTLQGNLHLVDLAGSERIDRSEVTGDRLKEAQHINKSLSALGDVIFALAQKSAHIPYRNSKLTQILQTSLGGHAKTLMLVQINSDIKSYSESLSTLKFAERVSGVELGVARSTKEGRDVRELMEQVASLKDTISTKDEEIERLQLLKDLKNDNSEKLED, from the exons ATGAATATACCACCTAACAACCATACTAAAGAACCTAGGGATGGGGGAAGTTCGAGTTCAAATTCCAACGGTATTAACTTAGCTCAGAGGAAAATTATTACCGACTCGAAGTTTCAACGTGTTTTACATACGCCGCTTATGACAG AGCCACCAGGTGCATTGATAAACCAAGTAGGTAATAAGTTTTACGAGGCATTTCAACAAAAGCATGGAAGTTATGTCGATCTTCCTTCTGCCAAAATTTCGGAACTAATGAAATCATCAAGTTTGGAT AATGCTCCTACTCAATCACTTTTGAGTGTTGTCAATGGTATACTAGAAGAAAGTGTTGAAAGAAGAAATGGAGAAATACCTCCT CGTGTGGCGTGCTTGCTAAGAAAAGTTGTCCAAGAGATTGAGCGGCGTATATCTACACAACAAGAGCATTTAAAAACT CAAAACAATCTTTTCAAGACTcgtgaagaaaaatataaatcaagAATAACAGTACTTGAGGCTCTTGCATCAGGAACAACTGAAGAGAGTAAGGTCTCAAAG AATGAGAATATcataaaggaagaaaaaaatgcacatGATCACTCAAAACCAATTGAGAAGATtgtgaaagaagaaaagaagcaaAATGGCTCAATGCAGGTTGAGAACACTAAAGTTGAAGAAAAGAATACAAATGACACAATTCATGccgaaaagaagaaagaagagcaAAATAAGAAGGAAATTGATAAAGAAGTTATGAGATTGATTaaagaggttgaagataaaAATACGGAAAAGAAGGAACTTGATAAAGAAGTTATTAGATTGATTAAAGAAGTCAAAGACAAAAATGTCGAAAACAAGAAAATTGATAAAGAAGTTATTAGATTGACTAAAGAAGTGGAAGACATAAATTCGGAAAAGAAGAAAATCGATAAAGACGTCATTAGATTGACTAAAGAGGTGGAAGACAAAAGTATGGAAATTTCAACATTGAAGCAAGAAGTAGAAACcatgcaaaaaaaatatgaagtgcAATGCTCAAAGTTAGAAGAAAAAACTAAGGATGCTAAAGGTGAATTGAACCAGAAATCACAAGAATATGAGCTTCTATTGGAAAAGTTAAGAGATAAGGTTAAAGAGAGTGAAGCTATTAATGAGGCAAAATATCAGAAATGGAACATGAAACATAACCTAATGCAGAATGCtatgaattttcaatttaattccATAAAG CAATTGAAATTGTCTTGGGAAACAATTAAGAAGGACATTATGAAAGAGCAAATGATTTATTCCGAGGAATGCAATCGGTTAG GTGTAAATCTTAAACCACTAGTGCATGCATCCGAGAATTATCGTACGATTCTTGCAGAAAATAGAAAACTATTTAATGAACTTCAAGAATTAAAAG GAAATATTAGAGTATATTGTAGAATTAGACCATTTCTTCCtggacaaaaagaaaaacaaactattGTGGAACGTATTGGTGAATCTGATTTGGTTGTAGCAAATCCCTCCAAGCAAGGGAAAGAAGCACTCAAAACATTTAAGTTTAATAAGATCTTTGGTCCTTCATCAACTCAAG TTGAGGTGTATAATGATATACAAGCTTTTATAAGATCAGTACTTGATGGTTATAATGTTTGTATATTTGCTTATGGTCAGACAGGTTCAGGAAAAACTTACACAATG aGTGGTCCAAATGGTGCATCCAATGAGAATCTTGGTGTTAACTATAGAGCTCTAAATGACCTATTCAACATATCCTCAAGTAGACAAAGCTCTATAGTTTATGAAATTGGTGTCCAGATAATTGAGATATATAATGAACAAGTTCGAGATTTGTT ACTTGGGATATTGAATCACTCTCAACCAAATGGCTTAGCAGTACCTGATGCTAGCATGCACCCTGTCAAATCAACTAATGATGTCATAAAGCTAATGGAAATTGGTTTGAAAAATAGAGCAAAGGGTTCAACTGCTATGAATGAAAGAAGTAGTCGATCTCATAG TGTTGTTTCGATTCATGTTCGTGGGGCGGATAAGAAAACCGGTTCAACTCTCCAAGGTAATCTTCATTTGGTAGATTTGGCCGGAAGTGAAAGGATAGATCGTTCTGAAGTAACCGGAGATAGACTAAAGGAAGCACAACATATTAACAAATCATTGTCAGCTCTTGGAGATGTCATTTTCGCCCTTGCTCAAAAGAGTGCTCATATACCATATAGAAACAGCAAGCTCACACAAATTTTGCAAACCTCTCTTG GTGGTCATGCAAAGACACTCATGTTAGTCCAAATTAATTCAGACATAAAGTCTTACTCTGAATCTTTGAGTACTTTAAAGTTTGCTGAAAGGGTTTCTGGAGTTGAGTTAGGAGTTGCAAGAAGTACAAAAGAGGGAAGAGATGTTAGAGAATTAATGGAACAG
- the LOC11437447 gene encoding NADH dehydrogenase [ubiquinone] 1 beta subcomplex subunit 10-B isoform X1: MGRKKGYVEFDDNPPDDFDPANPYKDPVAMLEMREHIVREKWIQIEKAKIIREKLRWCYRIEGINHHQKCRHLVKQYLESTRGIGWGKDGRHPSLHGWWCQHQIGFQLQIWSYKIQTRRCSETTRWFSGGGQKVWMGFAWFCSCANKKE, encoded by the exons ATGGGAAGAAAGAAGGGGTATGTGGAGTTCGATGACAACCCACCAGACGATTTCGATCCGGCGAACCCCTACAAAGATCCAGTGGCGATGCTGGAAATGAGGGAACACATTGTTCGTGAAAAATGGATTCAGATCGAAAAAGCGAAGATTATTCGTGAAAAGCTTCGTTGGTGTTATAGGATTGAAGGGATTAATCATCATCAGAAATGTCGTCATCTTGTGAAACAGTATCTTGAGTCTACAAGAGGGATTGGTTGGGGGAAAGATGGTCGTCACCCTTCTCTTCATG GGTGGTGGTGTCAACACCAGATCGGATTCCAATTGCAAATTTGGAGCTATAAGATTCAAACACGGCGGTGCTCGGAGACAACACGGTGGTTCAGTGGCGGTGGACAAAAAGTTTGGATGGGGTTTGCTTGGTTCTGTTCATGTGCAAACAAGAAAGAATGA
- the LOC11437447 gene encoding NADH dehydrogenase [ubiquinone] 1 beta subcomplex subunit 10-B isoform X2: MGRKKGYVEFDDNPPDDFDPANPYKDPVAMLEMREHIVREKWIQIEKAKIIREKLRWCYRIEGINHHQKCRHLVKQYLESTRGIGWGKDGRHPSLHGPKVEEVESE; encoded by the coding sequence ATGGGAAGAAAGAAGGGGTATGTGGAGTTCGATGACAACCCACCAGACGATTTCGATCCGGCGAACCCCTACAAAGATCCAGTGGCGATGCTGGAAATGAGGGAACACATTGTTCGTGAAAAATGGATTCAGATCGAAAAAGCGAAGATTATTCGTGAAAAGCTTCGTTGGTGTTATAGGATTGAAGGGATTAATCATCATCAGAAATGTCGTCATCTTGTGAAACAGTATCTTGAGTCTACAAGAGGGATTGGTTGGGGGAAAGATGGTCGTCACCCTTCTCTTCATG